Proteins from a single region of bacterium:
- a CDS encoding GNAT family N-acetyltransferase — MTTRLAAHPAEEAAARLLTVADGTGAVVAVAVQTPPRKWIVVDAPVAAIAAVVDLVHAAGWDVPGVFGDADAAGAFAARWRACAGVTVRSGRRQVRYVLDRVAWRPLPRGHCRPATAAEGATLVAWTRAFAADVGDDADADEAVAYVVAALDAGLLVVWDDGGPAAMVRLAPGTPHLWRLALVYAPPERRRRGYTGALVAACCDARLAAGARWCTLSTERANRPANALYRRVGFRPAGDTIDWLFTP; from the coding sequence GTGACGACGCGGCTCGCGGCGCACCCGGCCGAGGAGGCGGCGGCGCGTCTCCTCACCGTCGCCGACGGTACCGGCGCGGTGGTCGCGGTCGCCGTGCAGACGCCGCCGCGCAAGTGGATCGTCGTCGACGCGCCCGTCGCCGCGATCGCGGCCGTCGTCGACCTGGTGCATGCGGCCGGCTGGGACGTGCCCGGCGTCTTCGGCGACGCGGACGCGGCCGGCGCCTTCGCGGCGCGCTGGCGGGCCTGCGCCGGCGTGACCGTGCGGTCCGGCCGGCGCCAGGTCCGCTACGTCCTCGACCGCGTCGCCTGGCGGCCCCTTCCCCGCGGCCACTGCCGCCCGGCGACGGCGGCCGAGGGCGCCACGCTGGTCGCCTGGACCCGCGCCTTCGCGGCCGACGTCGGCGACGACGCGGACGCCGACGAGGCGGTCGCGTACGTCGTCGCAGCGCTCGACGCCGGGCTCCTCGTCGTATGGGACGACGGCGGCCCCGCGGCGATGGTCCGCCTCGCCCCCGGCACGCCGCACCTCTGGCGGCTGGCGCTCGTATACGCGCCCCCGGAGCGCCGCCGCCGCGGCTATACCGGGGCGCTGGTGGCGGCCTGCTGCGACGCGCGCCTCGCGGCCGGCGCGCGCTGGTGCACGCTGTCGACCGAGCGCGCCAACCGGCCGGCGAACGCGCTCTACCGGCGCGTCGGCTTCCGGCCGGCGGGCGACACGATCGACTGGCTCTTCACCCCTTGA